One genomic segment of Melitaea cinxia chromosome 19, ilMelCinx1.1, whole genome shotgun sequence includes these proteins:
- the LOC123662725 gene encoding transmembrane 7 superfamily member 3-like → MFKLNILHVLMLLIVAREISSQNISVTLPLNKTISWGNKQLYGDFANLNASSTLQVDFMNINKNVSYIIFQVHSHIHNVTLYNNTYVKGSYVSGTNVGLYSNVKPKPETFFIYNPNKIDLKLYLTVHGYDNKDPIPGGCNMEFSTPISPYIKTSYNKDYVLVDAAAARDPSDKDCNFLEKAVVFFYQMYLPERNFDADTYFDGIKNMMTMDGIDDFGEYLPQNGDRMRRMMSAYPGTGVVYVAVAISTENTSAYSVYVPTYSYACSPLVEGGCELLDDVLSQVLCASLFFLGLFMCFFGHRFFKTEMFLVGLASGVIITYIFISLAADLDRPALLGASVLSGVCFGAIWLLFWWFYGIPVIAVMLPTLNVGFLFSAIIYYGLPGGLTALQLDLNFWTLFVLVMLMTSLMLASMTFLSNILCCSILGAYATIYPIDYYLGSSLKYIVINTVRRAVVPQFNKAILSPPYQWRDALITLLWVALATSGFLFQNIHNRGRPPFPPPPRNVRPLPSHLYYGTAEPSTRRLAPSAVAAPAIGTERTPLLA, encoded by the exons atgtttaaattaaatatattgcatGTGCTTATGTTATTAATCGTGGCCAGAGAAATCAGCTCCCAAA ATATAAGTGTTACATTACCTCTAAACAAAACAATATCATGGGGTAACAAGCAACTTTATGGCGACTTTGCCAATCTCAATGCATCTTCAACGTTACAAGTTGACTTTATGAATATCAACAAAAATGTATCGTACATAATATTTCAAGTACATAGCCACATACATAATGTGACTTTATATAATAACACTTATGTAAAAGGTTCATATGTATCTGGCACTAATGTTGGATTGTACAGCAATGTCAAACCAAAGCcggaaacatttttcatttacaatCCGAATAAGATAGACTTGAAATTGTACTTGACTGTGCATGGATATGATAATAAAG acCCAATACCAGGTGGTTGCAATATGGAATTTTCCACACCAATATCACCGTATATCAAAACATCTTATAATAAAGATTATGTGTTAGTCGATGCAGCAGCGGCTAGAGATCCATCAGACAAGGATTGTAATTTCTTAGAAAAAGCTGTTGTTTTTTTCTATCAAATGTACTTACCTGAGAGAAACTTTGATGCCGATACTTATTTTgatggtataaaaaatatgatgacAATGGATGGTATTGATGATTTTGgagaatat ctCCCTCAAAACGGTGATCGCATGCGTCGTATGATGAGTGCGTATCCCGGCACCGGCGTAGTATACGTCGCTGTAGCTATTAGTACTGAGAATACTAGCGCCTATTCGGTATACGTACCGACGTACTCTTACGCTTGCTCACCTCTAGTTGAAGGCGGTTGTGAGTTATTAG ATGATGTCCTGTCACAAGTTCTGTGTGCCTCGTTGTTCTTTCTCGGCCTATTTATGTGTTTCTTCGGACATAGATTCTTCAAGACTGAAATGTTTCTAGTTGGTCTAGCGAGCGGAGTGATTATTacgtacatttttatttcactcGCCGCTGATCTTGATCGACCGG CATTGTTAGGCGCTTCTGTCTTATCCGGTGTATGTTTCGGAGCTATTTGGTTGCTGTTCTGGTGGTTTTATGGCATACCAGTAATAGCTGTTATGTTGCCTACATTGAACGTCGGCTTCTTATTCTCCGCCATCATTTACTATGGATTGCCAG gtGGTCTAACAGCCCTACAGTTAGACCTTAACTTTTGGACCCTATTTGTTCTCGTTATGTTAATGACGTCACTGATGCTAGCTTCTATGACGTTTCTCTCGAACATATTGTGCTGTTCAATACTTGGCGCGTACGCAACTATATACccaatagattattatttaggGTCAAGTTTGAAATACATAGTCATAAACACGGTACGAAGGGCCGTTGTACCGCAGTTCAATAAAGCAATACTGTCACCGCCTTACCAATGGAGGG atgcACTGATAACGTTACTATGGGTTGCTCTAGCAACTTCCGGTTTCCTATTCCAAAATATCCACAACAGAGGCAGACCGCCTTTCCCCCCACCGCCTAGGAATGTTAGACCCTTACCATCACATTTGTATTATGGTACAGCGGAACCTAGCACACGAcg gcTCGCACCATCAGCTGTTGCTGCACCAGCTATTGGAACTGAACGGACACCCCTTTTAgcttaa